One region of Priestia megaterium genomic DNA includes:
- a CDS encoding multifunctional 2',3'-cyclic-nucleotide 2'-phosphodiesterase/3'-nucleotidase/5'-nucleotidase: MKKNKRSKTKKILTTSLALSLLSMPLLTTQAGAEERHPGQSSQQSKHQGHNKKDALVNIRLMETTDVHTNLLNYDYFKDAPYEKVGLAKTATLIKNARKEVKNSLLVDNGDLIQGTPLGTYKAKINPLKKGEVHPVFKAMNQLDYDIATLGNHEFNYGLDFLKEAYNDANFPYINANVYVDDHDSNPKNDKNKFTPYKIMNKKVVDENGKKRTIKVGFIGFVPPQINDWDKANLDGKVITKGIVETANKYIPEMKKKGADVVVAMAHSGFSSNKQNTEDVIYSLSEVKGIDAITFSHTHKVFPAKTEASLDGLFLGADKKPLPGIDNAKGTINGVPAVQAGYGGGSLGLIDLTLKEEKGKWKVVSSQSSTRETYKDVKDASGKTVTQSTVEPDKGVVKAVQKDHDATVKYVNTPIGKTTDDIHSYFSLVKDDPSIQVVTNAQKDYVEKYVSQNKPEYKDLPILSVGAPFKAGRNGVDEYTEIKKGDLTIRSAGDLYLYDNTLKAVKVKGSVVKDWIDMSAGKFNQITPNKTEEQELLNPSFPVYNFDVIDGVQYQIDVTKPAKYDVNGNVIHADSSRVVNLTYNGKPVDPNQEFIVVTNNYRAGGGGNFPGLKGSELVVDSADENRQILMDYITEQKEITPTADDNWSIAPINGTANVTFTSSPRGESYLTEGSNITYTNKTDDKGFGIYKINLNGESKDNTKIQLLGMNDLHGQLDTDTKINSNGQSLLAGNMKYTAAAIRKQEAENPNTLLVHAGDMIGGSPLVSALFQDEPTVEVMESLGFDVGTLGNHEFDEGIAELHRMIEGGDHPKGTKGYDGMNFPVVAANAYDTSTNKLITEPYAIKEVGGKKIGFIGVVTQETPSMIVRKGNENLKITDEAEAIDKYTAELKNKGIKAIVVLAHNPSNQNGASTEFDAADIAKKVDDEVDVIFSAHNHVYNNKVVDNKLIVQAYSYGSAFSDVDVEIDNTGDIVKKDAKIVTVYQKDYTPDPEVSSIMKKYEDLAAPIKAQVVGNSSTDLAKGYPSSGPTGDIALGNLIADGMKAEMNADFALMNGGGVRSQLDAGDVTYGDLFAIQPFGNVLNKVKLSGADLETVLNNQITSSGLDFHIAGFNYTWDGSTNKVVDITLPDGSKIDKEKEYTVVVNNYMYGNEKYGIGALSSDMEVGPEDLQATVNYIKTLKSPFEYKAEGRIQNVAAAKTAEQQEPTLKIAQ, translated from the coding sequence ATGAAAAAGAACAAACGCAGCAAAACGAAGAAAATACTAACTACATCACTGGCACTTTCTTTATTATCAATGCCGCTTCTAACTACACAGGCAGGAGCAGAAGAACGTCACCCTGGACAAAGCTCACAGCAAAGCAAGCATCAAGGCCACAATAAAAAAGATGCGCTTGTGAATATACGCCTGATGGAAACAACTGATGTTCATACGAATCTATTAAACTATGATTATTTCAAAGACGCCCCTTATGAAAAAGTGGGTTTAGCTAAAACCGCTACCTTAATCAAAAATGCTCGAAAAGAAGTAAAAAACAGCTTATTAGTAGATAACGGAGACCTCATTCAAGGAACGCCTCTAGGAACGTATAAAGCCAAGATTAATCCGCTGAAAAAAGGCGAAGTTCATCCTGTATTTAAAGCGATGAATCAGCTAGATTATGATATTGCAACGCTTGGAAATCATGAGTTCAACTACGGATTAGACTTTCTAAAAGAAGCGTACAACGATGCGAACTTCCCTTACATAAATGCCAATGTCTATGTTGACGATCATGACAGCAACCCGAAAAATGACAAAAATAAATTTACGCCTTATAAAATTATGAATAAAAAAGTCGTTGATGAAAACGGTAAAAAACGAACGATTAAAGTCGGTTTCATTGGCTTTGTGCCGCCTCAAATTAACGATTGGGACAAAGCAAACCTTGATGGAAAAGTCATTACAAAAGGCATTGTGGAAACAGCCAATAAGTACATTCCAGAAATGAAGAAAAAAGGCGCGGACGTAGTTGTCGCGATGGCTCACTCCGGGTTTAGCAGCAACAAGCAAAACACGGAAGATGTCATTTACTCATTAAGTGAAGTAAAAGGCATTGATGCTATTACGTTTTCGCATACGCATAAAGTCTTCCCTGCTAAAACGGAAGCTTCGCTAGACGGTTTGTTCCTCGGAGCAGATAAAAAGCCTCTTCCTGGCATTGATAATGCAAAAGGAACAATCAACGGCGTTCCCGCTGTTCAAGCAGGTTACGGCGGAGGATCACTTGGCTTAATTGACTTAACCTTAAAAGAAGAAAAAGGAAAATGGAAAGTGGTAAGCTCTCAATCGTCTACGCGTGAAACGTATAAAGACGTAAAAGATGCGTCAGGGAAAACGGTTACGCAAAGTACGGTAGAACCGGATAAAGGTGTTGTTAAAGCAGTTCAAAAAGATCACGATGCAACGGTTAAATATGTGAACACACCAATCGGTAAAACGACGGATGATATTCACAGCTATTTTTCTCTTGTAAAAGATGATCCATCTATTCAAGTAGTAACAAATGCACAAAAAGATTACGTAGAAAAGTACGTTTCTCAAAACAAGCCGGAATATAAAGACCTTCCGATTTTATCAGTGGGAGCGCCTTTTAAAGCAGGAAGAAACGGCGTTGATGAATATACGGAAATTAAAAAAGGTGACTTAACGATCCGAAGCGCTGGCGACCTGTATCTATATGACAACACGTTAAAAGCGGTTAAAGTAAAAGGTTCTGTTGTAAAAGACTGGATTGATATGTCTGCCGGTAAATTTAATCAAATTACACCGAACAAAACAGAAGAGCAGGAATTATTAAACCCAAGCTTCCCTGTTTATAACTTCGACGTTATTGATGGCGTTCAATACCAAATCGACGTGACAAAACCAGCAAAATACGATGTGAATGGAAACGTGATTCACGCAGATTCAAGCCGAGTTGTTAACTTAACGTATAACGGTAAACCAGTTGACCCGAATCAAGAGTTTATCGTTGTGACAAATAACTACCGAGCTGGCGGAGGCGGAAACTTTCCTGGTCTAAAAGGAAGCGAGCTTGTAGTGGATTCAGCGGATGAAAACCGTCAAATTCTAATGGACTACATCACCGAACAAAAAGAAATTACGCCTACAGCTGACGATAACTGGTCCATTGCACCAATTAACGGAACGGCTAACGTGACGTTCACAAGCTCACCGCGCGGAGAAAGCTATTTAACTGAAGGAAGTAACATTACGTATACAAATAAAACGGACGACAAAGGATTCGGCATTTACAAAATTAATTTAAACGGCGAATCAAAAGATAATACAAAGATTCAGCTGTTAGGCATGAACGACCTTCACGGTCAGCTCGATACAGATACAAAAATCAATTCAAATGGCCAATCGCTGTTAGCTGGAAATATGAAATATACAGCAGCAGCTATTCGTAAACAAGAAGCTGAAAATCCGAATACGCTTTTAGTTCATGCAGGAGACATGATTGGCGGAAGTCCGCTAGTTTCAGCGCTGTTTCAAGACGAGCCAACGGTTGAAGTGATGGAATCGCTTGGGTTTGATGTAGGCACGCTTGGAAACCATGAGTTTGATGAAGGTATTGCTGAGCTTCACCGCATGATTGAAGGCGGAGACCATCCAAAAGGAACAAAAGGATACGACGGCATGAATTTCCCAGTAGTAGCGGCAAATGCTTATGATACGTCAACGAATAAATTAATTACAGAACCTTATGCGATAAAAGAAGTAGGCGGCAAGAAAATCGGCTTCATCGGCGTTGTAACACAAGAAACGCCAAGCATGATTGTTCGTAAAGGAAATGAAAACTTAAAAATTACGGACGAAGCAGAAGCAATTGATAAATATACGGCAGAGCTGAAAAATAAGGGTATTAAAGCAATCGTTGTACTTGCTCATAATCCATCTAATCAAAATGGAGCGTCTACCGAGTTTGATGCAGCAGATATCGCTAAAAAAGTTGATGATGAAGTTGACGTGATCTTTTCAGCTCACAATCACGTATACAACAACAAAGTAGTAGATAACAAACTAATCGTTCAAGCTTATTCATACGGCTCAGCGTTTTCTGACGTAGACGTTGAAATCGATAACACGGGTGACATCGTGAAAAAAGATGCAAAAATTGTGACCGTATACCAAAAAGACTATACGCCAGATCCTGAAGTTTCAAGCATTATGAAAAAGTACGAAGATTTAGCAGCGCCTATTAAAGCACAAGTGGTTGGGAATTCATCTACAGATTTGGCAAAAGGCTATCCGTCTAGCGGGCCAACAGGTGATATCGCGCTTGGAAACTTAATTGCTGACGGTATGAAAGCAGAAATGAACGCTGACTTTGCTTTAATGAATGGCGGAGGCGTTCGTTCACAGCTTGATGCTGGTGATGTGACATACGGTGATTTGTTTGCGATTCAGCCGTTTGGCAACGTCTTAAATAAAGTAAAGCTAAGCGGAGCGGATTTAGAAACGGTGTTAAATAATCAAATTACATCATCTGGACTAGATTTCCATATTGCAGGCTTTAACTATACGTGGGATGGAAGCACAAATAAAGTAGTCGATATTACGCTACCAGATGGAAGTAAAATCGACAAAGAAAAAGAATATACGGTAGTAGTGAATAACTACATGTACGGAAATGAAAAGTATGGTATTGGTGCACTTTCGTCAGATATGGAAGTGGGACCAGAAGATTTACAAGCAACGGTAAACTATATTAAAACACTTAAGAGCCCGTTTGAATACAAAGCTGAAGGTCGTATTCAAAACGTGGCAGCTGCTAAAACAGCTGAACAGCAAGAACCGACTTTAAAAATAGCTCAATAA
- a CDS encoding DUF6376 family protein has product MKKWMLVISTAVLLMVSGCSFLEDTSSTLNYANDAKDYVSEAQKFAEEIPPLAEKAVNDDEAIKKLEQKLQEMKGKAEEFNQTKAPDIASDVHDQLVQQNEKIISGIEAYEANIKDGSFNPEALKNSELFQSIQDVSSIMKQIKELGQ; this is encoded by the coding sequence GTGAAAAAGTGGATGCTAGTCATATCAACTGCTGTTCTTTTGATGGTCAGCGGCTGTTCTTTTCTTGAAGATACAAGCAGTACGTTGAACTACGCAAACGATGCGAAAGATTACGTGAGTGAAGCCCAAAAGTTTGCTGAAGAAATACCGCCTCTAGCAGAAAAAGCTGTTAATGACGACGAGGCAATAAAAAAGCTCGAGCAAAAGCTGCAGGAAATGAAAGGGAAAGCCGAAGAATTTAATCAAACCAAAGCTCCTGACATCGCTTCTGATGTGCACGATCAGCTTGTTCAGCAAAACGAAAAAATCATTAGTGGAATTGAAGCGTATGAAGCCAATATAAAGGATGGCAGCTTCAATCCAGAAGCGCTAAAAAACAGTGAATTGTTTCAATCAATTCAAGATGTATCAAGTATTATGAAACAAATTAAAGAATTAGGTCAGTAA
- a CDS encoding ABC transporter permease: protein MISLVQNEMIKLVRKKRLLIVTLIMGVLISMFTYAQLRETQRLQEKLGTTDWRSTLQQEIIDTQNRLSGSQISDDWRKQLEIRVAQQQYYLDNDINPSEPGAPTFVRGFIENAIQLLLPLMIMIIAADLVSSEYSLGSIKVLLTRPVKRWKILLSKYITLVMSVSFLILMFGVLSYLISGVVFGFKGWTAPILTGFSVQGNDLNTADVHLISQWRYILMEFGLAWFVSLVVGTLAFMLSVLIKSTAAGMGVMLACLIAGTILSSMVSSWNSAKYLFMVNLNLTSYLQGTAPPTEGMTLGFSLGVLTIWGLAGLLVSFLVFTKKDVY from the coding sequence TTGATTAGTTTGGTTCAAAATGAAATGATCAAGCTCGTTCGAAAAAAGCGCCTGTTAATCGTTACCCTTATTATGGGTGTTTTGATTTCCATGTTCACCTATGCTCAGCTTCGTGAAACGCAGCGCCTTCAAGAAAAGCTAGGAACGACCGATTGGCGCAGTACGCTACAGCAAGAAATTATCGATACGCAAAACCGGCTGAGCGGAAGCCAAATTTCAGATGATTGGCGCAAGCAGCTTGAAATTCGCGTGGCGCAGCAGCAGTATTACTTAGATAACGATATCAATCCTTCAGAACCAGGAGCGCCAACGTTTGTGCGAGGGTTCATTGAAAACGCCATTCAGCTTCTGTTGCCCCTGATGATTATGATTATTGCAGCGGATTTAGTGTCTTCAGAATACAGCTTGGGATCCATCAAGGTACTGTTGACGAGGCCTGTGAAGCGGTGGAAAATCCTGCTTAGTAAATACATCACGCTCGTCATGTCCGTCTCGTTTTTAATTTTAATGTTTGGCGTTTTGTCGTATCTCATTTCTGGCGTTGTATTTGGATTTAAAGGCTGGACAGCGCCTATTCTTACGGGATTTAGCGTGCAGGGTAATGATTTGAATACAGCGGACGTTCATTTGATTTCGCAGTGGAGATATATTTTAATGGAGTTTGGCCTTGCTTGGTTTGTATCACTGGTGGTTGGAACGCTTGCTTTTATGCTGTCCGTTTTAATTAAAAGTACGGCTGCTGGTATGGGGGTGATGCTTGCTTGTTTGATTGCAGGTACGATTTTAAGCAGTATGGTTTCTTCGTGGAATTCAGCTAAGTACTTGTTTATGGTCAATTTAAATTTAACTTCTTACCTGCAAGGCACAGCTCCTCCGACTGAAGGAATGACACTAGGATTTTCCTTAGGTGTTTTAACCATCTGGGGACTTGCCGGGCTGCTCGTGTCGTTTCTGGTATTTACCAAAAAAGATGTGTATTAA
- a CDS encoding ABC transporter ATP-binding protein, whose translation MSEVTLSVKGLRKVIGKREIIKNIDFELKRGEVFGFLGPNGAGKTTTIRMLVGLIRPTAGSISICGYSVSKQFTKAMEHIGCIVENPELYPYLSGWENLQHFSRMIPSMTEERIHEVVALVGLQERIHDLVRTYSLGMRQRLGIAQALLGKPKVLILDEPTNGLDPSGIRDMRKFIRFLAESEGLSVLVSSHLLSEIQLMCDRVAIIAKGEVIHTESVKTLLTQQERLLWKLDPQPAGIDVLKQVTDFVQVQGEYVTTFYEEAEVGEWNKQLIQAGVTVKEMNRKLPTLEDLFIEMTGGESID comes from the coding sequence ATGAGTGAAGTAACACTTTCAGTAAAAGGACTGAGAAAAGTAATAGGAAAACGTGAAATCATCAAAAATATTGATTTTGAACTAAAAAGAGGCGAAGTATTTGGTTTTTTAGGGCCAAATGGAGCTGGTAAAACAACAACGATCCGAATGCTTGTAGGCTTGATTCGCCCGACGGCTGGTTCGATTTCTATCTGTGGATACAGCGTATCGAAGCAGTTTACAAAAGCGATGGAGCATATCGGCTGTATTGTTGAAAATCCTGAGCTGTATCCATACTTAAGCGGCTGGGAAAATCTGCAGCACTTTTCACGTATGATTCCTTCTATGACGGAAGAACGCATTCATGAAGTTGTGGCATTAGTTGGCTTACAAGAGCGTATCCACGACTTAGTTCGCACGTATTCGTTAGGTATGAGGCAGCGTTTAGGAATTGCGCAAGCGCTTCTCGGAAAACCCAAAGTGCTCATTTTAGATGAGCCAACGAACGGACTCGATCCATCTGGGATTCGGGATATGCGTAAATTTATTCGCTTTTTAGCTGAAAGTGAAGGCCTAAGCGTCTTAGTATCGAGTCATTTGCTGAGTGAGATTCAGCTGATGTGTGACCGAGTAGCGATTATTGCAAAAGGCGAAGTTATTCACACAGAATCGGTGAAGACCCTGTTAACTCAGCAAGAGCGATTACTGTGGAAGCTAGATCCGCAGCCTGCGGGAATAGACGTCTTAAAACAAGTGACGGACTTTGTGCAAGTGCAGGGAGAATATGTTACGACGTTTTATGAAGAAGCGGAAGTGGGAGAGTGGAACAAACAGCTCATTCAAGCAGGAGTAACGGTAAAAGAAATGAATCGAAAGCTTCCAACTCTTGAAGATTTATTTATCGAAATGACAGGAGGCGAATCGATTGATTAG
- a CDS encoding GDSL-type esterase/lipase family protein has protein sequence MKAKGKWVWIVSFISIISCLLFAAGLGMSIYDYVSASKAIVKEMPKPKQETSSSNKSTKNYTIVALGDSLTRGTGDAAGKGYVGYLKDNLEEKTKKKILLSNFGIKGQTSSQLASQVKQQQIQRQIKSADTVLITIGGNDLFQGGQTLQNLNKNNIQKLENDYLKNVDSVLKSIRSANKDATIFLIGLYNPFSNLQDAETTTAIVREWNYKSSELSANYKQTVFVPTFDLFQLKVDDYLYTDKFHPNAKGYKLIAERVASLITW, from the coding sequence GTGAAAGCGAAAGGAAAGTGGGTATGGATTGTATCCTTTATTTCGATTATTTCGTGTCTGCTGTTTGCAGCAGGGCTTGGAATGTCTATTTATGATTATGTTAGCGCCTCAAAAGCTATTGTAAAAGAAATGCCAAAGCCGAAGCAAGAAACAAGCAGCAGTAACAAAAGCACCAAAAATTATACGATTGTCGCTTTAGGAGATTCACTGACAAGAGGAACAGGAGACGCAGCGGGAAAAGGATACGTTGGGTATTTAAAAGATAATCTTGAAGAAAAAACGAAGAAAAAAATTCTCTTAAGTAACTTTGGAATAAAAGGTCAAACGTCTTCGCAGCTGGCAAGTCAAGTAAAGCAGCAGCAAATTCAGCGGCAGATTAAGTCTGCAGATACCGTGTTGATTACGATTGGCGGAAATGACTTATTTCAAGGCGGACAAACGCTGCAGAACTTAAATAAAAACAATATTCAAAAGCTAGAAAATGACTATTTAAAAAACGTAGACAGCGTCTTAAAAAGCATCCGTTCGGCAAATAAAGACGCAACGATTTTTTTAATTGGTTTATATAATCCGTTTAGTAACCTGCAGGATGCAGAAACGACAACGGCTATTGTACGAGAATGGAATTATAAAAGCAGTGAATTAAGCGCTAATTATAAGCAAACTGTTTTTGTTCCGACCTTTGATTTGTTTCAGCTAAAGGTAGATGACTACTTATATACTGATAAGTTTCATCCGAATGCAAAAGGCTATAAGCTGATCGCCGAGCGTGTAGCATCGCTTATTACGTGGTAA
- a CDS encoding NAD(P)-dependent oxidoreductase gives MKVGLIGLGNMGLPMAENMIKAGHELVIYNRTASKAESLVKKGAKVVETPAQAAQEANLVFTILSNDEALEEVTMSQEGILAGLQEGGIHVSVSTISVDLSEKLTSAHAASGQHFVAATVLGRPDAAAAAALKVIVAGNKEPREHVWPLFEAIGQTIFTVGDEPYLSNVAKLGNNFLLVSMLEAVSEAVVMVEQYGMQAEQFLEVVNSLFASPVYKNYGNLIAKRDFDPAGFKLELGLKDVNLAIDAAKKVSAPLPLGDLVKGHYEQGVENGWGHLDWSALLKTVEALKKDN, from the coding sequence ATGAAAGTGGGTTTAATTGGTTTAGGAAATATGGGATTACCGATGGCGGAAAATATGATAAAAGCGGGTCATGAACTTGTGATTTATAACCGAACTGCTTCAAAGGCGGAAAGTCTTGTGAAAAAAGGAGCAAAGGTTGTAGAGACACCTGCCCAAGCAGCACAAGAAGCGAATCTTGTCTTTACGATTCTTTCCAATGACGAGGCTTTAGAAGAAGTAACGATGTCACAAGAAGGTATACTTGCAGGCCTCCAAGAAGGCGGTATTCACGTTTCTGTGAGTACTATTAGCGTAGATTTGTCCGAAAAATTAACAAGCGCACATGCTGCATCAGGACAGCATTTTGTTGCAGCGACCGTTTTAGGGCGCCCCGACGCAGCAGCTGCTGCGGCTCTCAAAGTAATAGTTGCAGGTAATAAAGAACCAAGAGAGCACGTTTGGCCGCTGTTTGAAGCGATTGGTCAAACTATTTTTACTGTAGGAGACGAGCCTTACTTATCAAATGTAGCTAAGCTTGGCAATAATTTTTTACTAGTATCGATGTTAGAAGCTGTTTCTGAAGCAGTAGTCATGGTAGAGCAGTACGGGATGCAAGCGGAGCAGTTTCTTGAAGTGGTTAACAGCTTATTTGCATCTCCTGTGTATAAAAATTACGGCAATTTAATTGCTAAAAGAGACTTTGATCCAGCCGGATTCAAGCTGGAGCTTGGACTAAAAGATGTAAACTTGGCTATTGATGCAGCCAAAAAAGTGTCCGCTCCGCTTCCGTTAGGAGATCTTGTGAAAGGTCACTATGAACAAGGGGTCGAAAATGGCTGGGGTCATTTAGACTGGTCCGCTTTACTAAAAACAGTTGAAGCTCTAAAAAAAGATAACTAA
- a CDS encoding cold-shock protein → MEQGKVKWFNAEKGFGFIEREGGDDVFVHFSAIQSEGFKSLDEGQAVTFDVEQGQRGPQAANVQKA, encoded by the coding sequence ATGGAACAAGGTAAAGTAAAATGGTTTAACGCAGAAAAAGGTTTTGGATTCATCGAGCGCGAAGGTGGAGACGATGTATTCGTACACTTCTCAGCAATCCAAAGCGAAGGCTTCAAATCTTTAGACGAAGGTCAAGCTGTAACATTTGACGTAGAACAAGGTCAACGCGGACCTCAAGCTGCTAACGTTCAAAAAGCATAA
- the pdxR gene encoding MocR-like pyridoxine biosynthesis transcription factor PdxR, producing MNWRPDRASKKAIYKQIAEYIESCISSGAFPPDSMLPSERTLAAELNVNRSTVVAAYEELQALGIVERKKGSGTRVSSSIWGISRKRIPNWGRYVEDGSFLPNLPLVQRIRSEALRTDFVNLASGELAPSLFPSEDFQRILAGMPFNEHLGYDHPHGNERLRDAIAAHVHEYRKISTDANSILITSGAQQALHLIVQCLLKPGDAVAIEDPSYSYSLPLFQSAGLRTFLLPVDKNGANPEDLVELHKKHRIRMVFLNPYYQNPTGIVLSEARRKRFLELSSEYGIPLIEDDPYSLTAFDGNVHQTLKSMDENGNVLYISSLSKIVASGLRIGWIVGPEQVIQRLADAKQQIDFGHSIFPQWIAYQFLDSPTFSSHIEKLRQELKKQEYALSSSLNELLGSKVSFDSPQGGIHLWCKVNQPVDDYRLLEESLKRGVAFVPGSVLSSQSGAIRFTFGRGEEEVIREGIKRFASALESLE from the coding sequence ATGAACTGGAGACCAGATCGCGCTAGCAAAAAAGCGATTTATAAACAAATTGCAGAATATATTGAAAGCTGTATTTCATCGGGAGCGTTTCCGCCGGATTCTATGCTGCCATCAGAACGAACGCTTGCCGCTGAGCTCAACGTGAACAGGAGCACGGTAGTAGCTGCTTATGAAGAGCTGCAGGCACTTGGAATCGTAGAACGTAAAAAAGGAAGCGGCACGCGAGTTAGTTCGAGCATCTGGGGAATTTCCCGAAAACGTATTCCAAACTGGGGGAGATATGTAGAAGACGGTTCATTTCTGCCTAATTTGCCGCTCGTACAGCGAATCAGAAGCGAGGCTTTGCGAACAGATTTTGTGAACTTAGCCAGCGGAGAATTAGCGCCTAGCTTATTTCCAAGTGAAGATTTTCAGCGAATATTAGCGGGCATGCCGTTTAATGAGCATTTAGGCTATGATCATCCTCACGGTAATGAACGTCTGCGTGACGCTATTGCTGCTCATGTTCATGAGTACCGGAAAATCTCCACCGATGCTAATTCCATTTTAATCACATCAGGTGCACAGCAAGCACTTCATTTGATTGTTCAGTGTTTGTTAAAACCAGGAGATGCAGTAGCGATTGAAGATCCGTCCTATAGCTATTCATTGCCGCTTTTTCAATCAGCAGGTTTACGAACGTTTTTGCTGCCTGTAGATAAAAATGGAGCCAACCCGGAGGACTTAGTAGAATTACATAAAAAGCATCGCATTCGAATGGTTTTTTTAAATCCGTATTATCAAAACCCGACCGGTATTGTGTTATCAGAAGCGCGCCGAAAGCGGTTTTTAGAGCTTTCTTCAGAATACGGCATTCCGCTTATTGAAGATGATCCTTATTCACTCACGGCATTTGACGGAAATGTACATCAAACGCTGAAATCGATGGACGAGAACGGAAATGTCCTCTATATCAGCTCGCTTTCTAAAATTGTTGCATCAGGCCTTCGAATTGGCTGGATAGTGGGGCCAGAGCAAGTGATTCAGCGTCTGGCAGACGCTAAGCAGCAAATTGACTTTGGCCACAGCATCTTTCCGCAGTGGATTGCTTATCAATTCTTAGATTCTCCTACGTTTTCTTCGCATATTGAAAAGCTCAGACAAGAGCTCAAAAAGCAAGAGTATGCCCTGTCGTCGAGTCTGAACGAATTGCTCGGATCAAAAGTATCTTTCGATTCACCTCAAGGCGGGATTCACTTATGGTGCAAAGTGAATCAGCCGGTCGATGACTATCGTCTATTGGAAGAATCGCTTAAAAGAGGAGTAGCCTTTGTCCCAGGAAGCGTGCTGAGTTCTCAAAGCGGAGCTATTCGCTTTACGTTTGGCAGAGGGGAAGAAGAGGTCATTCGAGAAGGAATTAAACGATTTGCGAGCGCCCTAGAGAGTCTGGAATAG